A window of the Gossypium arboreum isolate Shixiya-1 chromosome 2, ASM2569848v2, whole genome shotgun sequence genome harbors these coding sequences:
- the LOC108464194 gene encoding signal peptidase complex subunit 1-like, whose protein sequence is MDWQGQKLAEQIMQVMLLVFAVVSFGAGYVLGSFQMMMLVYAGGVTLTALITIPNWPFFNRHPLKWLDLSEAEKHPKPQVAVSSKKKSTKK, encoded by the coding sequence ATGGATTGGCAAGGGCAAAAGCTAGCAGAGCAGATAATGCAGGTGATGCTATTGGTATTTGCAGTGGTTTCATTTGGTGCTGGCTATGTGTTGGGATCATTTCAGATGATGATGCTCGTATATGCCGGTGGTGTGACCCTCACCGCTTTGATTACTATTCCAAATTGGCCTTTCTTCAACCGCCACCCACTCAAGTGGTTGGATCTAAGCGAGGCCGAGAAGCATCCCAAGCCACAAGTAGCTGTGAGTTCAAAGAAGAAATCCACCAAGAAGTAG